In Myxococcus stipitatus, the following are encoded in one genomic region:
- a CDS encoding molecular chaperone DnaJ yields the protein MAKGGQTPEPPGSPEVRAAWARKEAGDVAGARRDAERLLAGTPSAEDRALAEELLRRSSTPGSLYGFALLAAAVFTALLLLAGTRYA from the coding sequence ATGGCAAAAGGCGGACAGACGCCCGAGCCGCCTGGTTCGCCCGAGGTCCGGGCCGCCTGGGCGCGCAAGGAGGCAGGTGACGTGGCCGGGGCGCGGCGCGACGCCGAGCGTCTGCTGGCGGGCACTCCCTCCGCCGAGGACCGGGCCCTGGCCGAGGAGCTCCTGCGGCGCTCCTCCACCCCCGGGTCGCTCTACGGCTTCGCCCTGCTCGCCGCCGCTGTGTTCACCGCCCTGCTGTTATTGGCCGGGACCCGCTACGCTTAA